One window of Streptomyces sp. NBC_00273 genomic DNA carries:
- a CDS encoding HAD family hydrolase: MTVLVASDLDRTLIYSTAALGLTMPDPVAPRLLCVEVHESKPLSYMTETAAGLLAELTADPSVVFVPTTTRTRKQYQRIRFPGRPAPYAICANGGQLLVDGVPDRDWRRQVAARLAEECAPLEEVHQHLLATADPVWLRKARLAEDLFAYLVVERALVPDEWLKSLTRWAEDRGWTVSLQGRKIYAVPRPLTKSAAMREVARRTGASTTLAAGDSLLDADLLLAADAAWRPGHGELADAAWTAPTVTALATAGVLAGEEIVRAFAQEAARLGRLDA, from the coding sequence GTGACTGTCCTCGTAGCCAGTGATCTCGACCGTACGCTCATCTACTCGACGGCCGCCCTCGGCCTGACCATGCCCGATCCGGTGGCCCCGCGGCTGCTGTGCGTCGAGGTCCACGAGAGCAAGCCGCTGTCCTACATGACGGAGACGGCGGCGGGACTGCTGGCGGAGCTGACGGCCGACCCTTCGGTGGTCTTCGTCCCCACCACCACCCGGACCCGCAAGCAGTACCAGCGCATCCGCTTCCCCGGCCGCCCGGCCCCGTACGCCATCTGCGCCAACGGCGGGCAGCTGCTCGTCGACGGGGTACCGGACCGGGACTGGCGGCGGCAGGTCGCGGCGCGCCTGGCCGAGGAGTGCGCCCCCCTGGAGGAGGTGCACCAGCACCTGCTGGCCACGGCCGACCCGGTGTGGCTGCGCAAGGCGCGCCTGGCGGAGGACCTCTTCGCGTACCTCGTCGTCGAGCGGGCCCTGGTCCCGGACGAATGGCTCAAGTCCCTGACCCGGTGGGCCGAGGACCGCGGCTGGACGGTCTCCCTCCAGGGCCGGAAGATCTACGCGGTCCCGCGCCCGCTCACCAAGAGCGCGGCGATGCGCGAGGTCGCCCGACGTACGGGCGCATCCACCACCCTCGCGGCCGGCGACTCGCTGCTGGACGCGGACCTGCTGCTGGCGGCGGACGCGGCCTGGCGCCCGGGCCACGGCGAACTGGCCGACGCGGCCTGGACGGCGCCGACGGTGACCGCCCTGGCCACGGCGGGCGTCCTCGCGGGAGAGGAAATCGTGCGCGCATTCGCCCAGGAGGCGGCCCGACTGGGCAGACTGGACGCATGA
- a CDS encoding O-methyltransferase, translating into MTKGNSTKITDELYRYMLDHNPPLDRVQRGLVATTYTKFPDVAGMQSAEEQGPLLAFLVRLTGARHIVEVGTFTGFSALSMAQALPADGRLIACDVSEEWTRYGQQAWEDAGVADRIELRIAPALETLRAMPTEPHIDMAYVDADKQSQISYWEELVPRLRPGGLIVTDNTLFHGTVLDESATGAAAGVRAFNDHVSADPRMESVLLAISDGLTLSRKR; encoded by the coding sequence ATGACCAAGGGCAACAGCACCAAGATCACGGACGAGCTCTACCGGTACATGCTCGACCACAACCCCCCGCTGGACCGGGTCCAGCGGGGGCTGGTGGCGACGACGTACACCAAATTCCCGGACGTGGCCGGGATGCAGTCGGCGGAGGAGCAGGGGCCGCTGCTGGCCTTCCTGGTGCGGCTGACGGGCGCCCGCCACATCGTGGAGGTCGGCACCTTCACCGGCTTCTCGGCCCTGTCGATGGCCCAGGCGCTGCCCGCCGACGGCCGCCTCATCGCCTGCGACGTCTCCGAGGAGTGGACGCGGTACGGCCAGCAGGCCTGGGAGGACGCGGGCGTCGCGGACCGCATCGAGCTGCGCATCGCACCGGCCCTGGAGACCCTGCGCGCGATGCCGACCGAACCGCACATCGACATGGCCTACGTGGACGCGGACAAGCAGAGCCAGATCTCCTACTGGGAGGAGCTCGTCCCGCGACTGCGCCCGGGCGGCCTGATCGTCACCGACAACACGCTGTTCCACGGCACGGTCCTCGACGAGTCGGCCACGGGCGCGGCGGCCGGCGTCCGCGCCTTCAACGACCACGTGTCGGCGGACCCGCGCATGGAATCCGTCCTGCTCGCCATCTCGGACGGCCTGACCCTGTCACGCAAGCGCTAG
- a CDS encoding FmdB family zinc ribbon protein, protein MPRYDYRCRTCDDTFEVSRPMAESSAPADCPAGHSDTVKLLSAVAVGGTSSAPAPAMGGGGGCCGGGGCG, encoded by the coding sequence ATGCCTCGATACGATTACCGCTGCCGGACCTGCGACGACACCTTTGAGGTCAGCCGGCCCATGGCCGAGTCCTCCGCGCCCGCCGACTGCCCGGCAGGGCACTCCGACACCGTGAAGCTGTTGTCAGCCGTCGCCGTGGGCGGCACGAGCAGCGCTCCCGCGCCCGCGATGGGCGGCGGGGGCGGCTGCTGTGGTGGCGGCGGCTGCGGCTGA
- a CDS encoding DUF4383 domain-containing protein — protein sequence MAAHTTHEPPAAHEPYVAHAAYGCTEPHEHYAPYVAHEPDPNAPVPPRFADTVSRRMARVLHPVNAQLDDHLPTDHKLGQVYRVGAGLMGLLLVVFGILGLVNQIGFFDTGGDTVLALNTNGALSVLSICIGALLIYGMVVGGTFASTLNIVLGVLFIASGFVNLALLDTELNFLAFKIQNVLFSFVVGVMLMWFGMYGRVGSALPHDNPYWRARHPEQAAREDRTRRVQGRAPATPVMHGRCP from the coding sequence ATGGCTGCCCACACCACCCACGAGCCTCCCGCGGCCCATGAGCCCTACGTGGCTCACGCGGCCTACGGGTGCACCGAGCCGCACGAGCACTACGCGCCCTACGTCGCCCACGAGCCCGATCCCAACGCGCCCGTCCCGCCGCGCTTCGCCGACACGGTCTCGCGGCGCATGGCACGCGTGCTGCATCCCGTCAACGCGCAGCTCGACGATCATCTGCCCACCGACCACAAGCTCGGCCAGGTGTATCGGGTCGGAGCGGGGCTGATGGGCCTGCTGCTGGTGGTGTTCGGGATCCTGGGGCTTGTCAATCAGATCGGGTTCTTCGACACCGGCGGGGACACGGTGCTCGCCCTGAACACCAACGGGGCGCTGAGTGTCCTGTCGATCTGCATCGGCGCGCTGCTGATCTACGGGATGGTGGTGGGCGGCACCTTCGCCTCGACCCTGAACATCGTGCTGGGCGTGCTGTTCATCGCGAGTGGCTTCGTGAATCTCGCGCTGCTGGACACGGAGCTGAACTTCCTGGCCTTCAAGATCCAGAACGTGCTGTTCAGTTTCGTCGTCGGCGTGATGCTGATGTGGTTCGGGATGTACGGGCGGGTGGGCAGCGCCCTGCCGCACGACAATCCGTACTGGCGGGCCCGCCACCCCGAGCAGGCGGCCCGGGAGGACCGGACGCGGCGCGTTCAGGGGCGGGCCCCCGCGACCCCCGTCATGCACGGCCGCTGCCCCTAG
- a CDS encoding HGGxSTG domain-containing protein produces MTQPRCGAQTSKGRPCTKPAIMNSSRCQLHQGGWSSYGVAQRKKKEAEAKMRKLRKRK; encoded by the coding sequence ATGACGCAGCCCAGGTGTGGGGCGCAGACAAGCAAGGGGCGGCCGTGTACCAAGCCCGCGATCATGAACAGCTCTCGGTGTCAGTTACACCAGGGCGGCTGGTCGAGCTATGGAGTGGCGCAGCGGAAGAAGAAGGAAGCCGAAGCCAAGATGCGGAAGCTTCGGAAGAGGAAGTGA
- a CDS encoding tyrosine-type recombinase/integrase yields MRHRPPRKQQSQSDGPHDALQSAHVRAPSLLTPPDDQLQTIGEQSRLSGIQRERKRSARLRGRVSGRRQARANACLRCQKGLNCPPMGRACVTPGLAPPCTRGPYAREKTGYVFTTRTGRPIEPRNVYRSFTRATEDALDRVARLHDVRHGTATLLTTAGVPPRVVMEIPGHAQIAVTMNKCAHLFQDAQRADIRHVNRMLHRRPPTGRATAVTWNFEGPQP; encoded by the coding sequence ATGCGTCACCGCCCACCCCGCAAGCAGCAGAGCCAGTCCGACGGCCCCCATGACGCCCTTCAATCCGCGCACGTTCGCGCCCCCTCGCTGCTCACACCGCCTGATGATCAACTTCAAACCATAGGCGAGCAAAGCCGGTTGTCCGGCATCCAGCGGGAGAGAAAGCGGAGCGCCCGGCTCCGGGGGCGGGTGAGCGGCCGCCGGCAAGCACGAGCAAACGCCTGCCTCCGATGCCAGAAGGGGCTCAACTGTCCACCAATGGGCCGCGCCTGTGTGACACCCGGCCTCGCGCCGCCATGCACGAGGGGTCCCTACGCGCGGGAAAAGACCGGCTATGTGTTCACCACCCGGACCGGTCGGCCCATAGAGCCGCGGAACGTGTACCGATCCTTCACCCGGGCGACCGAGGACGCCCTCGATCGGGTGGCCCGATTGCACGACGTGCGGCACGGGACAGCCACTTTGCTGACCACCGCTGGGGTACCGCCCCGGGTCGTGATGGAGATCCCCGGGCACGCGCAGATCGCCGTCACGATGAACAAGTGCGCGCACCTCTTCCAGGACGCGCAGCGCGCGGACATCCGGCACGTGAACCGGATGCTGCACCGTCGGCCGCCGACCGGGCGGGCCACTGCCGTCACTTGGAACTTCGAGGGCCCCCAACCATGA
- a CDS encoding arsenate reductase ArsC yields MTTTAPSVLFVCVHNAGRSQMAAAFLTHLGGDRVAVRSAGSAPADAVNPAVVEAMREVGIDISAETPKMLTARAVETSDVVITMGCGDACPYFPGKRYLDWTLDDPAGQGVDAVRPIRDSIEERIRGLLAELGIEVRA; encoded by the coding sequence ATGACCACCACCGCCCCGTCCGTGCTGTTCGTCTGCGTCCACAACGCGGGCCGGTCCCAGATGGCCGCAGCCTTTCTCACCCACCTGGGCGGCGACCGGGTCGCCGTCCGATCGGCCGGTTCCGCCCCCGCCGACGCCGTGAACCCGGCCGTGGTCGAGGCGATGCGCGAGGTCGGCATCGACATCTCCGCCGAAACCCCCAAGATGCTGACGGCCCGCGCGGTTGAGACGTCCGACGTCGTGATCACCATGGGGTGCGGCGACGCGTGCCCCTACTTCCCGGGCAAGCGGTACCTCGACTGGACGTTGGACGACCCCGCCGGCCAGGGCGTGGACGCGGTCCGGCCGATCCGCGACTCGATCGAGGAGCGAATCCGCGGCCTGCTCGCCGAGCTGGGCATCGAGGTCCGGGCGTGA
- a CDS encoding MIP/aquaporin family protein: MTAPLRRRALGELVGTAALVAVVVGSGIQATELTDDVALQLLANSLATVFGLGVLIALLGPLSGAHFNPAVTLAAWWAGRRGEDGPDLRDVAAYVPAQMVGGVSGAILANAMFGEPLARLSTHDRSAGHLLLGEVVATAGLVLLALGLARTGQQRLGPLVVASYLGAAYWFTSSTSFANPAVTVARAFSDSFAGIAPASVPPFVAAQFLGAAFGVLLLAALFGRFPAPKDRAHVSTGEHELTATGR; this comes from the coding sequence ATGACCGCCCCCCTACGGCGTCGCGCACTGGGCGAGCTGGTCGGGACGGCCGCCCTGGTCGCGGTCGTGGTCGGCTCCGGCATCCAGGCCACCGAGCTGACCGACGACGTGGCCCTGCAACTGTTGGCCAACTCCCTGGCGACGGTCTTCGGCCTCGGCGTGCTGATCGCCCTGCTCGGCCCGCTCTCCGGCGCCCACTTCAATCCGGCCGTGACCCTGGCCGCGTGGTGGGCGGGGCGCCGCGGCGAGGACGGACCCGACCTGCGCGACGTGGCGGCGTACGTACCCGCGCAGATGGTCGGAGGCGTCAGCGGCGCGATCCTGGCCAACGCGATGTTCGGCGAACCCCTCGCCCGGCTCTCCACCCACGACCGGTCAGCCGGTCACCTCTTGCTCGGCGAGGTCGTCGCGACCGCCGGCCTGGTCCTGCTCGCCCTCGGACTGGCCCGCACCGGTCAGCAGCGACTCGGTCCGCTCGTGGTGGCGTCCTACCTCGGCGCGGCGTACTGGTTCACCTCCTCCACCAGCTTCGCCAACCCGGCCGTGACCGTCGCGCGCGCCTTCTCCGACTCTTTCGCAGGCATCGCCCCGGCCTCCGTACCGCCGTTCGTCGCCGCCCAGTTCCTCGGCGCCGCCTTCGGCGTCCTCCTCCTCGCCGCCCTCTTCGGCCGCTTCCCGGCACCGAAGGACCGCGCGCACGTCTCCACCGGTGAGCACGAACTCACCGCCACCGGCCGCTGA
- a CDS encoding ArsR/SmtB family transcription factor, which yields MSKSGLPVIGQDDQAACCSPMVRKPLDEEAAAALARMFKALSDPVRLRLLSLIASHEGGEACVCDLIGPFDVSQPTISHHLKVLREAGLVGSERRGTWVYYWVLPAALAQLSSLLQATDEAGAARTGGAAGAAGVAGVAGVAGVAR from the coding sequence ATGTCGAAATCAGGGCTCCCCGTGATCGGCCAGGACGATCAGGCCGCATGCTGCTCGCCGATGGTCCGCAAGCCGCTGGACGAGGAGGCCGCCGCCGCTCTGGCGAGGATGTTCAAGGCCCTGTCGGACCCGGTACGACTGCGCCTGCTCTCGCTGATCGCCTCGCACGAGGGCGGCGAGGCGTGCGTCTGCGACCTCATCGGCCCGTTCGACGTTTCGCAGCCGACGATTTCCCACCACCTGAAGGTGCTGAGGGAAGCGGGCCTGGTGGGCTCGGAGCGACGGGGCACCTGGGTCTACTACTGGGTGCTACCGGCCGCCCTCGCCCAGCTCTCCTCACTCCTCCAGGCCACCGACGAGGCCGGAGCGGCCAGAACTGGCGGAGCTGCCGGAGCTGCCGGTGTGGCGGGTGTGGCCGGAGTGGCCGGAGTGGCCCGATGA
- a CDS encoding ArsI/CadI family heavy metal resistance metalloenzyme — protein MSRVQLALRVADLEGSIAFYSKLFGIEPAKIRPGYANFAVAEPPLKLVLIEGEAGEETRLDHLGVEVEATEQVTAATTRLKDAGLATFEENDTSCCYAVQDKVWVTGPGKEPWEVYVVKGDADVLDKGVEGAPDACCTAGTQNLAPAAAGCSCGA, from the coding sequence ATGTCCCGTGTTCAGCTCGCCCTGCGCGTCGCCGACCTCGAAGGATCCATCGCCTTCTACTCGAAGCTCTTCGGCATCGAACCCGCGAAGATCCGCCCCGGATACGCGAACTTCGCCGTCGCCGAGCCGCCGCTCAAGCTCGTCCTGATCGAAGGGGAGGCCGGCGAGGAGACCCGACTCGACCACCTCGGTGTGGAGGTGGAGGCCACCGAACAGGTCACCGCAGCCACCACCCGGCTGAAGGACGCGGGGTTGGCGACCTTCGAAGAGAACGACACCTCGTGCTGCTACGCCGTCCAGGACAAGGTCTGGGTCACCGGCCCCGGCAAGGAGCCCTGGGAGGTCTACGTGGTGAAGGGAGACGCCGACGTCCTCGACAAGGGCGTCGAGGGTGCGCCGGACGCCTGCTGCACCGCCGGGACGCAGAACCTCGCCCCGGCCGCCGCCGGTTGCTCCTGCGGCGCCTGA
- a CDS encoding 50S ribosomal protein bL37 yields the protein MAKRGNKRRARKKKKANHGKRPNA from the coding sequence ATGGCCAAGCGAGGCAACAAGCGTCGGGCCCGCAAGAAGAAGAAGGCGAACCACGGCAAGCGCCCCAACGCCTGA
- a CDS encoding TRADD-N-associated membrane domain-containing protein has protein sequence MGELAWGGLVVAAVAVALALMERSLGAGFERKRDEERVRLLAHLAEPGEAEAEAEADRPSVVVAGRGKFQDVGGIPHPAAQLGDRRDDFTPILVEYYAYGLTQARSSFATSQRFAGVGAAILLFGIGLAVWKAEGGGELYLGIVTSSAGLVTTLIGQLFHRRADIALKHMADQTASLRDDRRAAETTQQAIELLDTVEDPGLRARLQAGLIMKLSGAELPR, from the coding sequence ATGGGCGAGCTCGCGTGGGGTGGGTTGGTCGTGGCTGCGGTCGCCGTGGCATTGGCGCTGATGGAGCGGTCCCTGGGGGCGGGCTTCGAACGGAAGCGGGACGAGGAGCGGGTGCGGCTGCTCGCGCACCTCGCCGAACCGGGCGAGGCGGAGGCCGAGGCCGAGGCCGACAGGCCGTCCGTCGTCGTGGCCGGCAGGGGGAAGTTCCAGGACGTCGGCGGGATCCCACATCCCGCGGCGCAGCTCGGCGACCGGCGGGACGACTTCACGCCGATCCTCGTGGAGTACTACGCCTACGGACTGACCCAGGCGCGGAGCAGCTTCGCGACCAGCCAGCGGTTCGCCGGGGTCGGCGCGGCGATCCTGCTCTTCGGGATCGGGCTGGCCGTCTGGAAGGCCGAGGGCGGCGGGGAGCTCTACCTGGGGATCGTCACGAGCTCGGCGGGACTGGTCACCACCCTGATCGGACAGCTCTTCCACCGGCGGGCCGACATCGCGCTCAAGCACATGGCCGACCAGACCGCCTCGCTGCGCGACGACCGGCGGGCCGCCGAGACGACCCAGCAGGCCATCGAACTGCTCGACACGGTCGAGGACCCGGGGCTCAGGGCCCGCCTACAAGCCGGTTTGATCATGAAACTTTCCGGGGCCGAGCTCCCCCGGTAG
- a CDS encoding DUF2277 domain-containing protein has translation MCRSIKTLRPPAIPEKATEDEIRAAALQYVRKVSGFRAPAAHNREVFEAAVDAVAEATAALLDGVHVRGQATPA, from the coding sequence ATGTGCCGTTCCATTAAGACCCTGCGCCCGCCCGCCATCCCCGAGAAGGCGACCGAGGACGAGATCCGCGCCGCCGCCCTGCAATACGTACGGAAGGTGTCCGGGTTCCGGGCGCCCGCCGCGCACAACCGCGAGGTGTTCGAGGCGGCCGTGGACGCCGTTGCCGAGGCCACCGCGGCGCTGCTCGACGGGGTGCACGTACGGGGGCAGGCCACCCCGGCGTGA
- a CDS encoding DedA family protein — translation MFETLGSLTASPWIYALVAVSIVLDVFLPVLPSGVLVITAAAAAAAAGATGPVPVPEQVPDILLLLVIATTASVLGDMAAYRLGRRGGARLDRAIARSRRLTRAHERLGTALARGGGALVVIARFAPAGRSVVSLGAGKTQRKVAEFLPWSVLAGMAWAGYSVALGYFGTQWLGTQWLGTALSVVALFAAGALAAFLVRRPEAAAATA, via the coding sequence TTGTTTGAGACGCTGGGATCGCTGACCGCGAGCCCATGGATCTACGCCCTCGTGGCGGTCTCCATCGTGCTCGACGTCTTCCTCCCTGTCCTTCCGAGCGGAGTTCTGGTGATCACCGCGGCGGCGGCTGCGGCGGCGGCCGGGGCAACGGGCCCGGTACCGGTACCCGAACAGGTCCCGGACATCCTGCTCCTGCTCGTGATCGCCACGACCGCCTCGGTGTTGGGTGACATGGCCGCGTACCGGCTGGGCCGGCGCGGCGGAGCCCGGTTGGACCGGGCCATCGCCCGCTCCCGCCGGCTGACCCGGGCCCACGAGCGCCTCGGCACGGCTCTGGCGCGCGGTGGCGGCGCTCTGGTGGTCATCGCCCGCTTCGCCCCGGCGGGACGCTCGGTGGTGTCCTTGGGTGCGGGCAAGACCCAGCGCAAGGTGGCGGAGTTCCTGCCCTGGTCGGTCCTGGCGGGCATGGCCTGGGCCGGTTACAGCGTGGCCCTCGGCTACTTCGGTACGCAGTGGCTGGGCACCCAGTGGCTCGGCACCGCCCTGTCCGTCGTCGCCCTCTTCGCCGCGGGCGCGCTGGCGGCCTTCCTGGTGCGCCGACCGGAAGCGGCCGCGGCGACGGCGTAG
- a CDS encoding alkaline phosphatase D family protein has translation MAGLRLGPLLRHVDWDTGRSATIWVEADRPCTAEVRCADGAGGSAPTFQIAGHHYALVPVTGLTPGATTTYEVLLDGRPVWPLPESGFPPSTITAPAVTGPGRPSPGLRVTFGSCRQAAPPAGRHGPHGADALDTLAARLAADPEAVRPDVLLLLGDQVYADALSRETRQWLAARRDLREPPGAQVADYEEYTRLYYESWLDPEIRWLLSTVPSLHIFDDHDVIDDWNTSAAWLAEMRATPWWRERVLSGLMSYWVYQHLGNLSPAELEADAVYGAVRQTPDGTDVLQAFASAADADPGTVRWSYRRDFGRTRLLMVDTRAARVLAEDGRAMLDPAEQQWLRENALAGHGGYDHLLIGSSLPWLMPPLIHDAETWNAALCRGERGPRWARIGEDLRRRSDLEHWAAFPASFAALTDLIEEVGTGPRAPATVCVLSGDVHHAYVAEPRIPSTARVFQLTCSPVHNSIHTAVKWGFRLGWSRTGRWLGRGFSLHGRTGRPPLNWRRTGGPWFGNQLMTLALSGRTARLRLDQARKKREGAVLVTVLDRDLTAE, from the coding sequence ATGGCCGGACTGCGTCTGGGGCCGCTGCTGCGCCACGTCGACTGGGACACGGGCCGGTCGGCCACGATATGGGTCGAGGCGGACCGCCCGTGCACGGCCGAGGTGCGGTGCGCGGACGGGGCGGGCGGCAGCGCGCCGACGTTCCAGATAGCCGGTCACCACTACGCACTGGTGCCGGTGACCGGCCTGACCCCGGGCGCGACCACGACGTACGAGGTGCTGCTCGACGGCCGGCCGGTGTGGCCGCTGCCGGAGAGCGGTTTCCCGCCGAGCACGATCACCGCTCCGGCCGTGACGGGCCCCGGCCGGCCCTCGCCCGGGCTGCGCGTGACCTTCGGTTCCTGCCGACAGGCCGCGCCGCCCGCCGGCCGGCACGGGCCGCACGGCGCGGACGCGCTGGACACCCTCGCGGCGCGGCTGGCCGCCGACCCGGAGGCGGTGCGTCCGGACGTCCTGCTGCTCCTCGGCGACCAGGTGTACGCGGACGCGCTGTCCCGGGAGACCCGGCAGTGGCTCGCGGCCCGGCGGGACCTGCGGGAGCCGCCGGGCGCCCAGGTCGCGGACTACGAGGAGTACACCCGGCTCTACTACGAGTCCTGGCTCGACCCGGAGATCCGTTGGCTGCTGTCGACGGTCCCCAGCCTGCACATATTCGACGACCACGACGTCATCGACGACTGGAACACGAGCGCGGCGTGGCTGGCGGAGATGCGGGCGACGCCGTGGTGGCGCGAGCGCGTGCTGAGCGGGCTGATGTCGTACTGGGTGTACCAGCACCTGGGTAACCTCTCCCCCGCCGAGCTGGAAGCCGACGCGGTGTACGGGGCGGTACGGCAGACCCCCGACGGTACGGACGTGCTCCAGGCCTTCGCGTCCGCGGCGGATGCCGATCCGGGGACGGTGCGCTGGAGCTATCGGCGCGACTTCGGCCGGACGCGGCTGCTGATGGTGGACACCCGGGCAGCACGGGTGTTGGCCGAGGACGGGCGGGCGATGCTCGATCCGGCGGAGCAGCAGTGGCTGCGGGAAAACGCACTGGCCGGGCACGGTGGCTACGACCATCTGTTGATCGGGTCCTCGCTGCCCTGGCTGATGCCACCCCTGATCCACGATGCCGAGACGTGGAATGCCGCGCTGTGCCGCGGGGAGCGGGGGCCGCGATGGGCGCGGATCGGGGAGGATCTGCGCCGGCGCAGCGATCTGGAGCACTGGGCGGCGTTCCCGGCTTCGTTCGCGGCCCTGACGGATCTGATCGAGGAAGTGGGCACGGGGCCGCGGGCGCCGGCGACGGTGTGCGTGCTGTCCGGGGACGTGCATCACGCGTATGTGGCCGAGCCTCGAATACCGAGTACGGCACGGGTGTTCCAGCTGACGTGCTCGCCGGTTCACAATTCCATCCATACCGCGGTGAAGTGGGGTTTCCGGCTGGGCTGGTCCCGGACGGGGCGGTGGCTGGGGCGCGGCTTCTCCCTGCACGGACGGACGGGGCGGCCGCCGCTGAACTGGCGGCGTACGGGTGGGCCCTGGTTCGGGAACCAGCTGATGACGCTGGCTCTGTCGGGGCGGACGGCGCGGCTGCGACTGGACCAGGCGCGCAAGAAGCGCGAGGGGGCCGTGTTGGTGACGGTGCTGGACCGGGATCTCACGGCGGAGTAG
- a CDS encoding HNH endonuclease family protein, with protein sequence MALIPSIYARRIGVLASAAALAALTSLLNAPAAQAAPPAPISAAAARAYLATVTPKTEGSTSGYSRDLFPHWSTVSGSCNTRETVLKRDGVNVVQNSSCAAVSGSWYSEYDGATWTVATDLDIDHVVPLAEAWRSGANSWTTSKRQQFANDLTRPQLIAVTDNVNQAKGDLDPGKWLPSRTSYRCTYARMWVNVKQYYGLSMDSGEKTALVNILNGC encoded by the coding sequence ATGGCACTCATACCCAGCATCTACGCGCGTCGAATTGGCGTGCTCGCGTCAGCAGCCGCCCTGGCCGCACTGACCTCCCTCCTCAACGCCCCGGCCGCCCAGGCCGCCCCGCCCGCACCCATCAGCGCCGCGGCCGCCCGCGCCTACCTGGCGACGGTCACCCCGAAGACCGAGGGGTCCACCAGCGGCTACAGCCGCGACCTCTTCCCGCACTGGAGCACCGTCTCCGGCAGCTGCAACACCCGCGAGACCGTCCTCAAGCGCGACGGCGTCAATGTCGTCCAGAACTCCTCCTGCGCCGCGGTGAGCGGAAGCTGGTACTCCGAGTACGACGGCGCCACCTGGACCGTCGCCACCGACCTCGACATCGACCACGTCGTCCCGCTCGCCGAGGCCTGGCGTTCCGGTGCCAATTCCTGGACCACGAGCAAGCGCCAGCAGTTCGCCAACGACCTCACGCGCCCGCAGCTCATCGCGGTCACCGACAACGTCAACCAGGCCAAGGGCGACCTCGACCCCGGCAAGTGGCTGCCCTCGCGGACGTCCTACCGTTGTACCTACGCACGGATGTGGGTCAACGTGAAGCAGTACTACGGTCTGAGCATGGACTCCGGCGAGAAGACGGCCCTGGTCAACATCCTGAACGGCTGCTGA
- a CDS encoding TMEM165/GDT1 family protein, protein MAPCPTDRGFTPVFSFSITAIAFGVVFLAELPDKTALAGLMLGTRYRASYVFAGVAAAFAVHVSLAIAAGSVLTLLPHRLVQAVVGILFLLGAAMLLLKKDDGEEEVKPPADQSFWKVSGAGFMLILVAEFGDLTQIMTANLAARYDNPVSVGIGAVLALWAVAGIGILGGRTLMKYVPLRLITKIAAAVMAALAAFSLYEAIAG, encoded by the coding sequence ATGGCGCCCTGCCCGACCGATCGAGGTTTCACCCCCGTGTTCAGCTTCAGCATCACGGCGATCGCCTTCGGCGTCGTCTTCCTTGCCGAACTCCCCGACAAGACGGCCCTCGCCGGCCTGATGCTCGGCACGCGCTACCGCGCCTCCTACGTCTTCGCGGGCGTCGCCGCCGCCTTCGCCGTACACGTCTCACTCGCCATCGCCGCAGGCAGCGTCCTCACGCTGCTCCCGCACCGGCTCGTCCAGGCCGTCGTCGGCATCCTCTTCCTGCTGGGTGCGGCCATGCTGCTCCTGAAGAAGGACGACGGGGAGGAGGAGGTCAAGCCGCCCGCCGACCAGTCCTTCTGGAAGGTCTCCGGGGCGGGCTTCATGCTGATCCTGGTGGCGGAGTTCGGCGACCTGACCCAGATCATGACCGCCAACCTCGCCGCCCGGTACGACAACCCCGTCTCGGTCGGCATCGGCGCCGTGCTCGCCCTGTGGGCGGTCGCGGGCATCGGCATCCTGGGCGGGCGCACCCTGATGAAGTACGTGCCGCTGCGGCTGATCACCAAGATCGCGGCTGCCGTGATGGCCGCACTGGCCGCGTTCTCGCTCTACGAGGCGATCGCGGGCTGA